The Candidatus Methylomirabilis tolerans genomic sequence CTATTACCTGAAGCAGGGGCTGGCAAGGCACCTGGGGCTGACACCGGGCCATCTGGTCCTGGGGAACGGCTGCAACGAACTCCTTGAGCTGATGGCTCGCTGCTTCTTGCTCCCGGGAGACGAGGTGATCATCGCTGATCCGGCATTTGTCGTCTACGGGATGCTGGCCCATCTGCAGGGGTGCGCCACAGTCCGCGTACCGCTGAAGGCGTGGACCCACGACCTTGAGGCGATGGCGAAGGCCGTGACCCCCAAAACCAAGATGGTCTTTGTCGGCAATCCGAACAATCCCACCGGTACGGCTGTGAGGCCGACGGAGATGACCGCATTTATGGAGGCCATCCCGGCAGATGTTATTGTAGTTATCGATGAGGCGTATATCGAGTACGTCCCGACGGAGATGGTGCCGGATTCCCTTGGATACGTCAGGCAGGAGCGCTGGTCGATCGTCCTTCGGACCTTCTCCAAAATCTATGGTTTGGCAGGGCTGCGAATCGGATATGGGATGGCGCCGCCGGCGATGGTAGCACTGCTCGAACGGGTACGGGCGCCTTTTAACGTCAATGCGTTGGCGCAGCGGGCTGCGCTGGCTGCCCTCGATGATCACGCCCACCTGTCGAGCAGCCGAAAGGTCAATGAGCTGGGCAGGGCCTACCTGTCCGGCGAACTTCAGCGTCTGGGGCTGGAGTGTCCGCCGTCAGTGGCCAATTTCCTGTTGGTCGATCTGAAGCAGGACGGGCAGACGGTGGCCGATGCGCTACTCCGAATGGGCGTTATCGTGCGCCCGCTGGGCGGCGCCCAATTGAAGACCCACATCCGTGTGACCATCGGGACGCCGCCTGAGAACGAACGATTCATCGATGCGCTGAGGAGTGTGCTTCAAGAAGGCAGCAGTCAGTAATCAGCGATCAGCAGACAGGAAAAAAGTTGATAGCTGACTGCTGGCGGCTGATAGCCGGAGGCGTAAAATGATTGTCATTTTGAAACCGCATGCGACTGAGGCCGAAATCGCCTTGGTCGTCAAGAAGATCGAAAGTTTCGGCCTGGCCGCCCACATCTCGAAAGGGACGGAGCGGACCATCATCGGCGCGATTGGCGACGAGCGGGTTCTGCAGGAGGGGCCGTTAGAGGCATTTCCCTTTGTGGAACAGGTCCTGCCTGTGCTGAAGCCGTACAAACTGGCCAGCCGTGAATTCAAGC encodes the following:
- the hisC gene encoding histidinol-phosphate transaminase — encoded protein: MAKMLEELASPYLHGLVPYTPGKPIREVERELGITGAIKLASNENPLGPSPLALRALQDALPESHRYPDGGGYYLKQGLARHLGLTPGHLVLGNGCNELLELMARCFLLPGDEVIIADPAFVVYGMLAHLQGCATVRVPLKAWTHDLEAMAKAVTPKTKMVFVGNPNNPTGTAVRPTEMTAFMEAIPADVIVVIDEAYIEYVPTEMVPDSLGYVRQERWSIVLRTFSKIYGLAGLRIGYGMAPPAMVALLERVRAPFNVNALAQRAALAALDDHAHLSSSRKVNELGRAYLSGELQRLGLECPPSVANFLLVDLKQDGQTVADALLRMGVIVRPLGGAQLKTHIRVTIGTPPENERFIDALRSVLQEGSSQ